A genomic segment from Paenibacillus sp. FSL K6-1096 encodes:
- a CDS encoding S-layer homology domain-containing protein, producing the protein MVLLTNSFAVYPAGAATGDSLTGLPAAPAWGHFVDTYKNNTPVNMAVYSNPSIGVLSGFLELWTPGTSWDNGTKLNSGVLDYNIQYVADLAMTRTPAEEQAAYYDDRRNQTYGAADGLGPWSEAYRSLSGTYTTINSIPEDATTVKYNDGNDSNKAGNSNSSLGKMVDLIGKVRGDYASTSQAKKFYSYMRPFRWKDTSVIVPTLVPARSSTPATDGGFPSGHTNASYLAALALAYAVPERFQELMTRASEMGNNRVVAGMHSPLDVMGGRVTAMAFAAGALNDPDNAALKQAAYTQAHEVLLTQTGTAEDRFTDYAKNKAQYAQRLTYGFPQIHATTVPAVAPKGAEVLLETRLPYLSADQRRAVLVTTALPSGYPLLDDPEGWGRLNLFAAADGYGAFAENVTVTMDTAKGGFHAADRWRNDISGTGGLTKEGTGALKLAGSNTYSGGTEVNAGVLEGDSATAFGSGNVTNTGGSVVENVYGKMTIGGSFTQASEGTLVLNLTGADDVLEVKGAVNADGKLKVNFANSYVPGSGLIPLMTHGGQRSGQFASVQVEGLPSQYNAQVVYLSDQIALSISDTTSGGNPGSGGGSGGGNPGGTPGTPAGNTGTVPGTVGTTPGNGGTTPAEPEKQPQGGVDPFQSGVVSRETVYNTVTEAIAATKNQSISFKDTAGHWGSSTIATAVKLQIISGYADGSFRPDAPVTRAEFAAMIARSFGLGSTSAASKFGDTASNWAAGYIAALADKGIVTGYADGSFKPGATITRAEMVTIIGRVLNLGALQTGTPASFTDVSSSYWAADAIRQAASANLVKGISASAFAPKNQATRAEAVAVIIRALESDSAVKAAIAGL; encoded by the coding sequence CTGGTACTCCTTACGAATTCTTTTGCGGTATATCCTGCAGGAGCAGCCACGGGCGATTCCTTAACCGGGCTGCCGGCTGCCCCGGCATGGGGACATTTCGTAGATACTTATAAGAATAACACACCTGTGAATATGGCGGTGTATTCCAACCCCTCGATCGGTGTGCTCTCCGGCTTCCTGGAGCTCTGGACACCCGGCACCTCCTGGGATAACGGAACGAAGCTGAACAGCGGGGTACTGGATTATAACATTCAGTATGTGGCCGATCTGGCCATGACCCGGACTCCGGCAGAGGAGCAGGCGGCGTATTATGATGACCGGCGGAACCAGACCTATGGGGCGGCGGACGGGCTTGGCCCGTGGTCTGAGGCGTACCGTTCGCTGTCAGGAACCTACACGACCATTAACAGCATCCCTGAGGATGCCACTACTGTGAAATACAATGACGGCAACGACAGTAACAAGGCCGGAAATTCCAATTCAAGCTTGGGCAAAATGGTCGACCTGATCGGTAAAGTGCGCGGCGATTATGCATCTACCAGCCAGGCCAAGAAATTCTACAGCTATATGCGCCCATTCCGCTGGAAGGATACTTCAGTCATCGTGCCGACACTCGTGCCGGCGAGGAGCAGTACGCCTGCCACAGACGGCGGCTTCCCGAGCGGCCATACGAATGCTTCCTATCTTGCCGCCCTGGCGCTGGCCTATGCTGTACCGGAGCGCTTCCAGGAGCTGATGACCCGGGCCTCGGAGATGGGGAACAACCGTGTTGTCGCCGGAATGCACTCGCCGCTGGATGTTATGGGTGGACGTGTAACGGCCATGGCCTTCGCAGCGGGAGCTCTCAACGACCCGGATAATGCGGCGCTGAAGCAGGCGGCCTACACGCAGGCCCATGAAGTGCTGCTTACACAGACAGGTACGGCAGAAGACCGGTTCACGGATTATGCCAAAAATAAGGCCCAGTATGCCCAGCGGCTGACCTATGGCTTCCCGCAGATTCATGCAACAACTGTGCCGGCCGTTGCTCCCAAGGGAGCGGAGGTGTTGCTGGAGACCCGCCTGCCTTATCTGAGTGCGGATCAGCGCAGAGCAGTTCTCGTAACAACGGCACTTCCTTCCGGATATCCGCTGCTGGATGATCCCGAGGGCTGGGGCCGGCTGAATCTGTTCGCTGCTGCGGACGGGTACGGCGCATTCGCGGAGAATGTAACGGTAACGATGGACACTGCCAAGGGAGGCTTCCATGCCGCAGACCGCTGGCGCAATGATATCTCCGGCACAGGCGGGCTGACCAAGGAGGGTACAGGCGCGCTTAAGCTGGCGGGCAGCAATACGTATTCCGGCGGCACCGAGGTGAATGCGGGTGTCCTGGAAGGAGACTCGGCAACTGCCTTCGGCAGCGGGAATGTGACCAATACCGGCGGCTCTGTCGTAGAAAATGTCTACGGTAAAATGACGATCGGCGGCAGCTTCACCCAGGCCTCCGAAGGAACGCTTGTGCTGAACCTCACCGGAGCAGACGATGTGCTTGAGGTGAAGGGCGCGGTTAACGCTGACGGGAAGCTGAAGGTGAACTTCGCGAACAGCTACGTTCCCGGCAGCGGCCTGATTCCGCTCATGACACATGGCGGCCAGCGCAGCGGGCAGTTTGCTTCCGTGCAGGTTGAAGGCCTGCCAAGCCAATATAACGCCCAGGTCGTCTACCTGAGCGATCAGATTGCGCTTAGCATTAGCGATACGACCAGCGGCGGGAACCCGGGCTCCGGCGGCGGATCTGGCGGCGGCAATCCGGGCGGAACGCCGGGGACTCCGGCTGGAAATACCGGAACGGTACCAGGGACCGTTGGAACTACACCAGGGAACGGCGGTACTACTCCTGCTGAGCCAGAGAAACAGCCACAGGGCGGAGTGGATCCGTTCCAATCCGGGGTGGTAAGCCGGGAGACAGTGTACAATACCGTCACTGAAGCCATTGCGGCTACGAAGAATCAGAGCATCAGCTTCAAGGACACGGCTGGCCACTGGGGCAGCAGCACCATCGCTACAGCCGTGAAGCTGCAGATCATCAGCGGCTATGCGGACGGCTCTTTCCGGCCGGATGCACCGGTCACCCGAGCTGAATTCGCGGCGATGATCGCCCGTTCCTTCGGGCTGGGAAGCACTTCGGCGGCCTCTAAATTTGGGGATACCGCCTCCAATTGGGCGGCCGGCTATATCGCTGCCTTGGCCGATAAAGGCATCGTAACCGGCTACGCGGACGGCAGCTTCAAGCCGGGCGCGACGATCACCCGCGCCGAGATGGTCACGATCATCGGCCGTGTGCTGAACCTCGGTGCGCTTCAGACCGGCACCCCGGCAAGCTTCACCGATGTCAGCAGCAGCTACTGGGCAGCAGACGCCATCCGCCAGGCCGCTTCGGCTAACCTGGTGAAGGGGATCTCAGCTTCAGCGTTCGCGCCGAAGAATCAGGCTACCCGCGCCGAAGCGGTGGCCGTAATTATCCGCGCGCTGGAGAGCGACAGCGCGGTTAAGGCTGCGATTGCGGGGCTGTAA
- a CDS encoding AraC family transcriptional regulator, producing the protein MRKWNSAFAALAASYISVVLVIVLLLCSAFYLYFSNQYKEELQGRNRLILDNTARTLEASVLQRVQQIYLEISLNQKAALRVLSDTSLPANLSKVNSLQEMLNMQVSNHSDLIQAVHLYAPKQRLLLSSLHGLKFGADQQAGAAYWMDWVNGMSRNPRNSFWSEARFVPDDIVSSIPGGSGSQLITYAHSYPFQSSGADSEVLIAIDVKESALRLILQNMMPARYQSSFIATPSGGIVAGSNPDAAAQADTYAASIASALASNETTGSLSRQIGGSTYVISYQDLPSTGWKLFSAAPANLFYEKWSVVKKVILSLCLLALLIGIGLSGILARINYHPVKRLLHTIRSLTGPLPGHAVNEFSLIDSAFTRLSDKVTTLEGTLEANSPHIRQNIILNLLQNSPPPGSAAGDPVFLGLPAEHTRYCCLLLNTRGAYARMSLSGMQAAMDGLTGTLEAIRLPGSRILAEELPDKQIVVIVSAREASEALLGQLSARIAAETRQQFQLGLQLSQGGWVDAVSLLHTSYAEAQTLMKYAYFLPERLVLKDRSLLETEQSLDEIPQPVLMRFKDKLQTRQPGETLAALEQLLSVMREGRYPADYCHFVLANTVFMYSDYLKSIRYTPSACGHLDLYNEYIAQADIRQLQEWFAASISTFIADTQKRNSDRALSAIESAKAYIGEHLSGDLSLDAVSAKVFISPKYLSKLFKEELGITYTDYITGVRMEEARRLIEKNSMTIEQVAATVGYGTTPYFIKRFKEIYGCTPGNYLRTVHTAQPPQAGISMG; encoded by the coding sequence TTGCGAAAATGGAACTCTGCCTTTGCCGCCCTAGCTGCTTCATACATCTCTGTTGTGCTCGTCATTGTCCTCTTGCTATGTTCAGCCTTCTATCTGTATTTCTCGAATCAATATAAGGAAGAGCTTCAGGGCCGCAACCGGCTCATCCTTGACAATACCGCCCGGACCCTTGAGGCTTCCGTGCTTCAGCGGGTCCAGCAGATCTATCTGGAAATCTCTCTGAATCAAAAAGCTGCGCTTCGTGTGCTGTCCGACACCTCCCTGCCAGCCAATCTCAGCAAAGTGAATAGCCTCCAGGAGATGCTGAACATGCAGGTGTCTAATCATTCGGACTTGATTCAAGCCGTGCATTTATATGCTCCCAAGCAGCGGCTTCTGCTGTCATCACTGCATGGGCTGAAGTTTGGGGCAGATCAGCAAGCGGGTGCCGCCTACTGGATGGACTGGGTGAACGGCATGAGCCGGAATCCCCGTAACAGCTTCTGGAGTGAAGCCCGGTTCGTGCCGGACGATATCGTCTCCAGCATCCCGGGCGGCAGCGGCAGCCAGCTGATCACCTATGCGCACAGCTATCCGTTCCAATCCTCCGGGGCAGACAGCGAGGTGCTGATCGCCATCGATGTGAAGGAGAGTGCGCTGCGCCTGATTCTGCAAAATATGATGCCCGCCCGCTATCAGAGCAGCTTCATTGCTACGCCCTCGGGCGGGATCGTGGCCGGCTCGAATCCGGATGCTGCGGCCCAAGCCGACACCTATGCGGCCAGCATCGCCAGTGCGCTGGCTTCTAATGAGACAACCGGCAGTTTAAGCCGGCAGATCGGCGGCAGCACCTACGTTATTTCGTATCAGGATCTGCCGTCAACGGGGTGGAAGCTCTTCAGCGCAGCTCCGGCGAATCTCTTCTATGAGAAGTGGAGCGTTGTGAAGAAGGTGATCCTCTCCCTCTGTCTGCTCGCTCTCCTGATCGGGATAGGCTTGTCCGGGATTCTGGCCAGAATCAACTATCATCCGGTCAAAAGACTGCTTCACACCATCCGCAGCCTCACCGGCCCGCTGCCGGGTCACGCTGTGAATGAGTTCAGCTTGATTGACTCTGCGTTCACCCGGCTGAGCGACAAAGTCACCACGCTGGAGGGCACCCTGGAGGCCAACAGTCCGCATATCCGGCAGAATATCATCCTGAATCTCCTGCAGAACAGCCCTCCCCCGGGCAGCGCGGCCGGAGATCCGGTATTCCTGGGGCTTCCCGCGGAGCATACCCGGTACTGCTGCCTGCTGCTCAACACCCGGGGAGCTTACGCGCGGATGAGTCTAAGCGGAATGCAGGCGGCCATGGACGGGTTGACCGGGACACTTGAGGCCATCCGGCTTCCGGGAAGCCGCATTCTGGCCGAAGAGCTGCCGGATAAGCAGATCGTGGTTATTGTCAGTGCACGGGAAGCCTCGGAGGCACTTCTCGGGCAGCTGTCGGCACGCATTGCCGCTGAGACCCGGCAGCAGTTCCAGCTCGGCCTTCAGCTCTCGCAAGGGGGCTGGGTGGATGCCGTCAGCCTGCTTCATACGAGCTATGCTGAAGCGCAGACGCTGATGAAATATGCTTATTTTCTGCCGGAGCGCCTGGTCTTGAAGGACCGCTCCCTGCTGGAGACCGAGCAGAGTCTGGACGAAATCCCGCAGCCTGTCCTGATGAGATTCAAGGATAAGCTGCAGACCCGGCAGCCGGGTGAGACGCTGGCCGCTCTGGAGCAGCTGCTATCCGTCATGCGGGAAGGCCGCTATCCGGCGGATTACTGCCACTTCGTTCTGGCGAATACCGTATTTATGTACTCTGATTATCTCAAAAGCATCCGCTATACCCCTTCCGCCTGCGGGCATCTGGATCTGTATAACGAATATATCGCCCAAGCGGATATCCGGCAGCTGCAGGAATGGTTCGCCGCCTCGATCAGCACCTTCATTGCGGATACGCAGAAGCGGAACAGTGACCGGGCGCTGTCTGCTATTGAATCGGCGAAGGCTTATATCGGGGAGCATCTGTCCGGGGATTTGTCGCTGGATGCCGTCTCCGCCAAGGTGTTCATCAGCCCGAAGTATCTGAGCAAGCTGTTCAAGGAGGAGCTGGGGATTACCTACACGGATTATATAACCGGCGTACGGATGGAAGAGGCCCGGCGGCTGATCGAGAAGAACAGCATGACCATTGAGCAGGTTGCCGCTACGGTCGGCTATGGGACCACTCCATACTTCATCAAGCGCTTCAAGGAAATCTACGGCTGTACGCCGGGGAATTACCTGCGTACCGTGCATACGGCGCAGCCGCCGCAGGCCGGGATCAGCATGGGATAA
- a CDS encoding extracellular solute-binding protein, translating to MYTRFAFLLLLILISGCSGSSALPSVSGQETQNTSASASASASAAPDPAPEFTISWTMHQNLPVAEDAVMVQKLEQKFGVDLEIWNLPNNKYESLLDLKLVQGSIPDLFRVRQTQDLLKYQEQGVLAPIPEDLLNTYAPHILQAIREHAPAYQDIGRINGKYYGIPVINPTNIYRVPVVYRQDWLDKLGLAVPETLADFEKVIYAIANGDPDGNGIRDTYGLSLEGMNVVFGAFGQMVFTDQLYFSRKGQGLVIGALEPDMQEALRYLRKWYKDGVIDPEFITGENSGGYKHLSHAFISGRIGMTSMGNYYHWIQDGDYLEWSLDSEKKARLTPVGATFNVKELTAKQPQARVVFGRPFSGPDGRRGSKAYDMLMSFTAIGADAAREPGKLETLLQMLDYVSANPDPEEAASLQYGIRGTHWDWAAADKQDMILLPPYNGIFSYQNTIGANIGMTLPVLPADRREQWAATLGLEHDGIYNALEVATPALIRNSPGLIRLRDQAYISFITGERPIEEFGDFVEEFMAAGGEEVLKEANASFQALAQAPQR from the coding sequence ATGTATACAAGATTCGCATTCCTGCTGCTCCTGATTCTGATCAGCGGCTGCAGCGGATCATCGGCACTCCCGTCTGTGTCCGGACAAGAAACGCAGAATACCTCCGCCTCCGCTTCGGCATCAGCTTCAGCAGCACCTGACCCTGCCCCGGAGTTCACCATCTCCTGGACCATGCATCAGAATCTGCCGGTTGCGGAGGATGCGGTCATGGTACAGAAGCTGGAGCAGAAATTTGGTGTAGATCTGGAGATCTGGAATCTGCCGAACAACAAGTATGAATCCCTGCTCGATCTGAAGCTGGTGCAGGGCAGCATTCCCGACCTGTTCCGGGTGCGGCAGACCCAGGATCTGCTGAAATATCAGGAGCAGGGCGTGCTTGCCCCTATCCCCGAGGACCTGCTGAATACCTATGCTCCTCATATTCTACAAGCGATCCGCGAGCACGCGCCTGCATACCAGGATATCGGGCGTATTAACGGAAAGTACTACGGAATTCCCGTCATTAACCCTACTAACATCTACCGGGTGCCTGTCGTCTACCGCCAGGATTGGCTGGACAAGCTCGGTCTTGCGGTGCCGGAGACGCTGGCCGATTTCGAGAAGGTGATCTATGCCATCGCGAACGGGGACCCGGACGGCAACGGCATCCGGGATACCTACGGCTTATCGCTGGAGGGAATGAATGTCGTCTTCGGTGCGTTCGGGCAGATGGTCTTCACCGATCAGCTTTATTTCAGCCGGAAGGGCCAGGGCCTTGTCATCGGCGCGCTGGAGCCGGACATGCAGGAGGCGCTGCGCTATCTGCGCAAATGGTACAAGGACGGGGTGATTGATCCTGAATTCATTACCGGGGAGAACAGCGGGGGCTATAAGCATCTGTCCCACGCCTTCATCAGCGGACGGATTGGCATGACCTCGATGGGTAATTATTATCACTGGATACAGGACGGGGATTACCTGGAGTGGAGCCTGGACAGCGAGAAGAAGGCCCGGCTTACTCCGGTCGGGGCTACCTTCAACGTGAAGGAGTTAACCGCCAAGCAGCCGCAGGCCAGGGTGGTGTTCGGGCGGCCGTTCAGCGGTCCTGACGGCAGACGCGGCTCCAAAGCCTATGACATGCTGATGAGCTTCACCGCCATCGGTGCGGATGCCGCCCGCGAGCCGGGCAAGCTGGAGACGCTTCTGCAGATGCTGGACTATGTCAGCGCCAATCCTGACCCGGAGGAAGCGGCTTCCCTGCAATACGGCATCCGGGGAACACACTGGGACTGGGCCGCAGCTGACAAGCAGGATATGATCCTGCTGCCGCCGTACAACGGGATATTCAGCTATCAGAATACGATTGGTGCCAATATAGGGATGACCCTGCCGGTTCTTCCTGCAGACCGGAGGGAGCAATGGGCGGCTACATTGGGGCTGGAGCATGACGGCATCTATAATGCCCTGGAGGTGGCTACCCCCGCTCTGATCCGGAACAGTCCGGGGCTTATCCGTCTGAGAGACCAGGCGTATATCAGCTTCATTACCGGGGAACGGCCGATTGAAGAATTCGGCGACTTCGTGGAGGAGTTCATGGCGGCGGGCGGAGAGGAGGTGCTGAAGGAAGCGAATGCCTCCTTCCAGGCACTTGCTCAAGCACCGCAACGATGA
- the nikE gene encoding nickel import ATP-binding protein NikE, protein MLEVREVTHAYGSSRRWGRSHARGQDDVLSRVSLHIEAGTCLGLLGSSGAGKSTLARIILGLEQPREGQVLFRGLDLYMLDAKARRSLRRDLQVVFQDCYSAVNPRMTAEQIIGEPLSNYESLSVQEQKRAVGELLECVGLSAADMQKQPYQFSGGQLQRINIARAIALKPKLIVLDEAVSSLDMINQTNILRLLGELRSAFGLSYLFITHDIKAACMISDALAVMDKGKIVEYNDSKELFLESSHPAVRGLLDSMLADHPRNRHRDKPGWHNNNEIR, encoded by the coding sequence ATGCTTGAGGTCAGAGAGGTTACCCACGCCTACGGGTCATCCCGGAGGTGGGGGCGTTCCCATGCCCGCGGCCAGGACGATGTTCTGTCCCGCGTATCGCTGCATATTGAAGCGGGAACCTGCCTGGGACTGCTGGGATCGAGCGGAGCGGGGAAAAGCACACTGGCCCGCATCATTCTGGGCCTGGAGCAGCCCCGGGAAGGCCAAGTGCTGTTCCGGGGTCTGGATCTGTATATGCTGGACGCCAAGGCGCGCAGGAGCCTCCGCCGCGATCTGCAGGTGGTCTTCCAGGACTGTTATTCCGCCGTCAATCCAAGGATGACAGCGGAGCAGATTATTGGCGAGCCGCTGTCCAATTATGAGTCCTTGAGCGTTCAGGAGCAGAAGCGGGCGGTGGGCGAGCTGCTGGAATGTGTCGGGCTAAGCGCAGCAGATATGCAGAAGCAGCCCTACCAGTTCAGCGGCGGGCAGCTGCAGCGGATCAACATCGCCAGGGCGATTGCGCTGAAGCCGAAGCTCATTGTGCTGGATGAGGCGGTCAGCAGTCTGGATATGATTAACCAGACGAATATTCTGCGGCTGCTGGGGGAGCTGCGGTCCGCATTTGGCTTATCCTATCTGTTCATCACCCATGATATCAAGGCCGCCTGTATGATCTCAGACGCACTGGCTGTCATGGACAAAGGTAAAATTGTGGAATATAACGACAGCAAGGAGCTATTCCTGGAGTCCTCCCACCCTGCGGTCCGGGGGCTGCTTGACTCGATGCTGGCTGACCATCCGCGGAACCGGCACCGGGATAAGCCCGGCTGGCACAATAACAATGAAATCCGGTGA
- the nikD gene encoding nickel import ATP-binding protein NikD: MEQAEYVLQVQGLRVAVETAAGKRTLVEDIHLKLKPGHVLGLVGESGSGKTVTSLALLQMLDRKTSVTEGSIRLQGRELNGLPEKELRRLRGSRLALIMQNPMTAFSPVYTLGGQLTETIRIHLKVGTKEARARAIRSMADVNLPDPAALLGKYPYELSGGMLQRVMLALTMCLKPPVIIADEPTTALDVTNQLQVLRQLDRMRQEQGTAILLISHDLGVIAELADEVAVMQHGRIVETADVFELFDHPRHEYTRELLAARPLLQPGLQQVGRL, translated from the coding sequence ATGGAACAAGCGGAATATGTCCTGCAGGTGCAGGGGCTGAGGGTAGCGGTGGAGACGGCGGCGGGCAAGCGGACCCTGGTAGAGGATATTCACCTGAAGCTGAAGCCGGGTCATGTGCTCGGTCTTGTCGGGGAGAGCGGCAGCGGTAAAACGGTCACATCGCTCGCGCTCCTGCAGATGCTGGACCGGAAGACGAGCGTGACCGAAGGCAGTATCCGGCTGCAGGGCCGTGAGCTGAACGGGCTGCCGGAGAAGGAGCTGCGCAGGCTTCGCGGCAGCCGGCTCGCGCTGATTATGCAGAATCCGATGACCGCCTTCTCGCCGGTGTATACCCTTGGGGGGCAGCTGACAGAAACGATCCGTATCCACCTTAAGGTGGGCACAAAAGAAGCCAGAGCGCGGGCCATCCGCTCCATGGCCGATGTGAATCTGCCCGATCCCGCCGCGCTGCTGGGGAAGTATCCGTATGAGCTGAGCGGCGGGATGCTGCAGCGGGTGATGCTGGCGCTCACCATGTGTCTGAAGCCGCCCGTCATCATTGCCGATGAGCCGACTACGGCTCTGGATGTGACGAATCAGCTTCAGGTGCTAAGGCAGCTCGACCGGATGCGGCAGGAGCAGGGCACCGCCATCCTGCTGATCTCCCACGACCTCGGCGTAATTGCCGAGCTGGCCGATGAGGTCGCAGTGATGCAGCATGGGCGGATTGTGGAGACCGCCGATGTGTTCGAGCTGTTCGACCATCCCCGGCATGAATACACCCGGGAGCTGCTGGCGGCAAGGCCTCTGCTTCAGCCTGGTTTGCAGCAGGTGGGCCGTCTATGA
- the nikC gene encoding nickel ABC transporter permease subunit NikC, which yields MSDFSSVFKGKRVIVICGSLLLLFTLAGLLAPWISPHDPIRVNLAAKLSPPSREYLLGTDQLGRDNLSRLLYGTRISLGLAALIFAASLGIGLFAGVVSGYRGGWLDAVLMRLCDGIMAFPNMILVFGLIGILGPGLSQLVIALMLVQWVYFARMFRNMIVSLKERNFITAARISGSTSWQIMRRHLIPNILPSIVVIGTLEMGWAIMDISAMSFLGLGVQAPTAEWGAMLNEGKSFIRNHPELMLYPGLMIIMVVASFNLLGEALSERYGVKRGS from the coding sequence ATGAGTGACTTCAGCAGCGTCTTCAAAGGCAAGAGAGTGATTGTCATCTGCGGCAGCCTTCTGCTGCTTTTTACTCTGGCGGGGCTCCTGGCTCCCTGGATTTCACCCCATGATCCCATCCGGGTGAACCTGGCAGCGAAGCTCAGTCCGCCCTCCCGGGAATATCTACTGGGGACGGATCAGCTGGGCCGGGACAATCTGTCCAGACTGCTGTATGGAACCCGGATATCGCTGGGGCTCGCCGCCCTTATTTTTGCTGCTTCGCTGGGAATAGGGCTGTTCGCCGGAGTGGTCTCCGGCTACAGAGGCGGGTGGCTGGATGCGGTGCTGATGCGGTTGTGCGATGGAATTATGGCTTTTCCCAATATGATCCTGGTGTTCGGTCTGATCGGAATCCTGGGGCCGGGGCTATCCCAGCTGGTGATCGCTCTGATGCTGGTGCAGTGGGTATATTTCGCCCGGATGTTCCGCAATATGATCGTCAGCCTGAAGGAACGGAATTTCATTACGGCAGCACGGATCAGCGGCTCCACCTCCTGGCAGATCATGCGCAGACATCTTATCCCTAACATCCTGCCGTCCATTGTGGTGATTGGCACGCTGGAGATGGGCTGGGCGATTATGGACATCTCGGCGATGTCCTTCCTGGGTCTGGGCGTCCAGGCGCCGACAGCGGAATGGGGAGCGATGCTGAACGAAGGGAAGTCCTTCATCCGCAACCATCCCGAGCTGATGCTCTATCCGGGCCTGATGATTATTATGGTGGTAGCTTCGTTTAATCTGCTGGGTGAGGCGTTGTCAGAACGGTATGGTGTCAAACGAGGCTCCTGA
- the nikB gene encoding nickel ABC transporter permease, protein MGAYIGKRVLSVIPIILFSSLLMFVMIRVGPVDPAEAYLAAAHIQPDDEVLAAKRHEFGLDQPLPVQYVQSVAKLLRLDFGQSYISNMPVWEEVAQKLPATIQLASSSIVLALVVSIPLGVLAAIYHNRMVDHVIRVFAYIGACVPVFWIGYLLMFFISVKLEWLPVEGRGSFRHLILPSITLALWLIAIYARLLRTTVLEELKEAYVRYARARGIKERVILYKYVLRIAIAPLITGLGINLGKLLTGAIIVEQVFSWPGFGRYFIEAVINRDIPVIQCYVMLSVCVIVGSNLAADLLQLFLDPRIARKGRVSQG, encoded by the coding sequence ATGGGCGCATATATCGGAAAAAGAGTGCTATCGGTCATTCCCATTATTCTGTTCTCTTCGCTGCTGATGTTCGTGATGATCCGGGTGGGGCCGGTGGACCCGGCGGAGGCTTATCTGGCAGCGGCCCATATCCAGCCGGACGATGAGGTGCTGGCCGCCAAGCGGCATGAGTTCGGGCTGGATCAGCCGCTGCCGGTGCAATATGTCCAGTCCGTAGCCAAGCTGCTCCGGCTGGACTTCGGCCAGTCCTACATATCCAATATGCCTGTATGGGAGGAGGTTGCCCAGAAGCTGCCTGCGACGATTCAGCTTGCATCTTCCAGTATCGTACTGGCGCTGGTGGTCAGCATCCCCCTTGGAGTGTTAGCGGCGATCTACCACAACCGGATGGTGGATCATGTCATCCGGGTGTTCGCTTATATCGGTGCTTGTGTACCGGTCTTCTGGATCGGGTATCTGCTGATGTTCTTTATCTCGGTCAAGCTGGAATGGTTACCTGTAGAGGGCAGAGGGTCCTTCCGGCATCTGATTCTTCCTTCTATTACCCTGGCGCTCTGGCTGATTGCCATCTACGCGCGCCTGCTGCGGACGACCGTCCTGGAAGAACTCAAAGAGGCCTATGTCCGTTATGCCAGAGCGAGAGGGATTAAGGAACGTGTCATTCTGTATAAATATGTGCTGAGAATTGCCATAGCTCCGCTGATTACAGGGCTGGGCATCAACCTGGGGAAGCTGCTGACCGGCGCGATTATCGTAGAGCAGGTCTTCTCCTGGCCGGGCTTCGGCCGTTATTTCATTGAAGCGGTCATTAACCGCGATATTCCGGTGATCCAGTGCTATGTCATGCTCTCGGTCTGTGTGATCGTGGGAAGCAATCTGGCGGCCGATCTGCTCCAGCTGTTCCTGGACCCGCGGATTGCGCGCAAAGGGAGGGTCAGCCAAGGATGA